The genome window CCCATGAATTTGGACTGATTAGGATACACGAGTTAAAACCTTCTGAGCAGCAGATTCAAATATATGGAGCAATGGCGATCGTTTCAGTCCGAATGCAATTGTCTGGTAGTTACAATGCCAGTCCTGCAAACGGAGACTTTCGTTTCACAAGAGTTTGGGCTGTCTCTCCAAGCGGAGCTTTGCATATTGTCGCTGCACACATAGGTCTGGTAGTTTAATCGAGAAAAATGCTGACGCGATCGCAAATTGATCAATGAAAGTTCGACCTGCCACGCCTAGTGATGTGCCTCTGATTTTCTCATTTATCCAAAAAAAATCAGAATTTGACCGAAACATCGGTGCATTTTCTGGTGTACTACAAGTGTCTGAAGACAAAATACGCAGAACACTTTTCGGAGCTATTCCTTTTTCTTTCGTTTTGTTTGCAGAGTTTTCAGCGCATGAGATCGGCTTTGCGCTATATGGATTCCGATACTCGTCATTTGTAGGGCAGCCCAGCATTTGGCTGGATGATCTATACGTGGACAGCGAAATGAGAAGTAAAGGTGCAGGAGCCGCATTAATGGCTCGGTTAGCTCAAATTGCGCAGGAAAATGAATGTACCTACCTTGCTTGGAATGCTGATGCTCGAAATGCCTCTGGAATTCGCTTTTACAAGCGGTTGGGTGCAGAAATTACGGAGCAGCATGGCAACCGA of Timaviella obliquedivisa GSE-PSE-MK23-08B contains these proteins:
- a CDS encoding nuclear transport factor 2 family protein, translated to MIEILETQIESIEERLRQAMLASNVSVLDELLAPEIIITSHLGELLKKQDDLAAHEFGLIRIHELKPSEQQIQIYGAMAIVSVRMQLSGSYNASPANGDFRFTRVWAVSPSGALHIVAAHIGLVV
- a CDS encoding GNAT family N-acetyltransferase; translation: MKVRPATPSDVPLIFSFIQKKSEFDRNIGAFSGVLQVSEDKIRRTLFGAIPFSFVLFAEFSAHEIGFALYGFRYSSFVGQPSIWLDDLYVDSEMRSKGAGAALMARLAQIAQENECTYLAWNADARNASGIRFYKRLGAEITEQHGNRCFLRWIPWADVQPMSEVGTSY